A region from the Halanaerobiaceae bacterium ANBcell28 genome encodes:
- a CDS encoding glycosyl hydrolase, giving the protein MKKFLLTILLLFMFFIISAQITIADDFIYGDLDNNGLVDTIDLVILHRYITGIIDEFSALYEAADLDGDSIITSMDAVLLERYIMGMIDVFPVEVEDEENLIVYPVTPNASSEAKALLNFHYSILGEKMLTGQMESGTIDWGPDSEMDYIFANTGVLPSIRGLDFVYKFDNHNVVQRAIEWWDDGGIPSIIWHWGVPTIGEGYETSLESFDIELALTPGTYENQYMMDDLERIADHLEAIMDANVPILWQPLHEVNGNKFWWSKGGSELAIELWQFIFEYLVYERDLNNLIWTYSFADYPEEEWFPGDEYVDIISVTSNLQGKLPANEMYFNALEIVDTDIPVIYRSNTMPDPEANFEEGMTWIGFKNWHSDYLYEQSIEHIKYVYHHDLTINLYDLPNIIDYIDEDDKEQYNIDIVIGGVLREEHSNLFTVTYDENTITFEEKDFTNGELSKSLYYLDGEVQFDLSVNNDILDEGYYILENESIIVNEEQSVIFKVEYREPYKVSGQVIDIYNEAIENAIVFFDGDKYIKTDEEGFWEKSGLTGSVIISVENEGYSFSPGSIVVNSPTNDLLFVGNELKDGYEGIVHHDNVISLTLADADNISELTFDRNRIIFKETSELVESLNIGNVILSEHSSPGAEYGLLKRITAISDDGKTIYVESATLEDVIKEGSISITEIISQDEIINNLRLSSGVELMGAMQENEENPFIKRLSDAVTIEGYLNIYADAVIALDLRYRRFINTPRSLEEFELKFQTGIETGKSLTVTDGETWEGETEIARIIGNPIPIYPPVFFQPEIILVAGATGEVSAELTASVSYGRGYEVGVRYNRNQGWERFENEIGDGFNLEKPTLTGEVSASIYAGPRLMGRVGLLCTLELGLGVDTFATVYANGEVEVFPEWKWLYNIDMYLESSIYANLQLFRLANLVEYEGPSNEFFRTSLAYGASGKVTDEEGKGLEGVEIRFDGGHSSVFTNSDGYWYKHLLNGTVEVEAIKEGHDIEPSSKTISNSSSDVDFVVKDNRFTIETIIVGNGSINIEPDLEDYIEGEEVILEAVAEEDWEFKRWGRDLSGSEKVITFVIEKDIDVLAIFIEDDLEKVEIRGQLGDYNDVVIAEGYVDNQGRRHGEWRFYDKPTTYVYSQSRLISSSEELDRRYRYTFGYRVLTRIYDTGRIISSYYEHISIPTPVVIYELERIRLFGGTIISGDRHWYIGGDLVWTYTAYVGPLPITQLFMEKFFPNYLSYVVEHYNLDRSE; this is encoded by the coding sequence ATGAAAAAATTTCTATTAACGATTCTATTATTATTTATGTTTTTTATAATATCCGCTCAAATTACGATAGCTGATGATTTTATATATGGTGATTTGGATAATAACGGTCTAGTGGATACTATTGATCTTGTAATTTTACACAGATATATAACTGGTATTATTGATGAATTTTCAGCTCTATATGAAGCAGCTGATTTAGATGGTGATTCAATAATTACCAGTATGGACGCAGTGCTGTTAGAACGTTATATAATGGGAATGATAGATGTTTTTCCTGTTGAAGTAGAAGATGAAGAGAATTTGATAGTTTATCCAGTAACACCTAATGCTTCTTCTGAAGCAAAGGCTCTTTTGAATTTTCACTATTCAATATTAGGAGAAAAAATGTTAACTGGACAGATGGAATCAGGAACAATAGATTGGGGACCTGATTCAGAGATGGATTATATTTTCGCAAATACAGGTGTATTACCATCAATCCGAGGCCTTGATTTCGTTTATAAATTTGATAATCATAATGTAGTACAGAGAGCAATTGAATGGTGGGATGATGGAGGAATTCCTAGTATAATTTGGCACTGGGGTGTTCCTACGATAGGTGAAGGTTATGAAACTAGTCTTGAATCATTTGATATTGAGCTAGCTTTGACTCCTGGAACTTATGAAAATCAGTATATGATGGATGATCTTGAAAGGATAGCGGATCATCTTGAAGCAATAATGGATGCGAATGTACCAATTCTTTGGCAACCTTTACATGAAGTGAATGGGAATAAGTTCTGGTGGAGTAAAGGAGGTTCAGAATTAGCAATAGAATTATGGCAATTTATTTTTGAATATTTAGTTTATGAAAGAGATTTAAATAATTTAATCTGGACATACTCTTTTGCGGATTATCCAGAAGAAGAATGGTTTCCAGGTGATGAATATGTTGATATTATTTCTGTAACTAGTAATTTACAAGGAAAGTTACCAGCAAATGAAATGTACTTCAATGCTTTAGAGATTGTAGATACTGATATACCAGTAATTTATCGAAGTAATACTATGCCTGATCCAGAAGCTAATTTTGAAGAAGGTATGACATGGATAGGTTTTAAAAACTGGCATTCAGATTACTTATATGAGCAATCTATAGAACATATAAAATATGTATATCATCATGATCTAACAATAAATCTTTACGATTTACCCAATATAATTGATTATATTGATGAAGATGATAAAGAACAATATAATATAGATATAGTAATAGGAGGAGTCTTAAGAGAAGAACATTCTAATTTATTTACAGTTACATATGACGAAAATACTATAACATTTGAAGAAAAGGATTTTACAAATGGAGAGTTAAGCAAAAGTTTATATTATTTAGATGGGGAAGTACAGTTTGACTTATCTGTAAATAATGATATTCTTGATGAAGGATATTATATACTTGAAAATGAAAGTATTATAGTTAATGAGGAACAAAGTGTTATTTTCAAAGTAGAATATCGAGAGCCTTATAAAGTGTCGGGACAAGTTATAGATATTTATAATGAAGCAATTGAAAATGCGATTGTTTTCTTTGATGGAGATAAGTATATAAAAACAGACGAAGAAGGGTTCTGGGAAAAGAGTGGTTTGACTGGTTCGGTTATTATAAGTGTTGAGAATGAAGGGTATAGCTTTAGTCCAGGTTCAATAGTCGTGAATTCTCCTACTAATGATTTATTGTTTGTAGGTAATGAGCTTAAAGATGGATATGAAGGCATAGTTCATCATGACAATGTAATAAGTTTAACTTTAGCTGATGCTGATAATATAAGCGAACTTACCTTTGATCGAAATAGAATTATATTCAAAGAAACAAGTGAATTGGTAGAAAGTTTAAATATCGGAAATGTAATATTATCTGAACATTCTAGTCCTGGGGCTGAATATGGTCTATTAAAAAGAATTACTGCTATCTCTGATGATGGTAAAACTATTTATGTTGAATCTGCTACATTAGAAGATGTTATTAAGGAAGGCAGTATTTCAATTACTGAAATAATAAGTCAAGATGAAATTATAAATAATTTAAGACTTTCCTCAGGTGTTGAATTAATGGGGGCTATGCAAGAAAATGAAGAAAATCCTTTTATAAAAAGATTAAGCGATGCTGTTACTATTGAGGGATATTTGAATATTTATGCTGATGCTGTTATTGCCTTAGATTTAAGATATAGAAGATTCATTAATACGCCCAGAAGTTTAGAAGAATTTGAATTAAAATTTCAAACAGGAATAGAAACTGGAAAAAGTCTAACAGTTACAGATGGTGAGACTTGGGAAGGTGAAACTGAAATAGCTAGGATTATTGGTAACCCTATCCCAATATATCCTCCAGTGTTTTTTCAACCTGAAATAATTCTTGTTGCCGGAGCAACAGGGGAAGTAAGTGCAGAACTTACAGCAAGTGTAAGTTATGGTAGAGGATATGAAGTCGGAGTCAGATATAATCGAAATCAGGGATGGGAAAGGTTTGAAAATGAGATTGGTGATGGATTTAATTTGGAAAAACCAACTTTAACAGGGGAGGTATCTGCTAGTATATATGCAGGACCAAGACTTATGGGACGTGTAGGGTTACTTTGTACTTTGGAATTAGGTCTTGGAGTAGACACTTTTGCAACTGTTTATGCAAATGGAGAAGTTGAAGTATTTCCTGAATGGAAATGGCTATATAATATTGATATGTATTTAGAAAGTAGTATTTATGCTAATCTTCAATTATTTCGACTAGCAAATCTTGTAGAGTATGAAGGTCCTAGCAATGAATTTTTCCGAACTAGTTTAGCATATGGCGCTTCTGGCAAAGTAACTGATGAAGAAGGTAAGGGTTTAGAAGGTGTTGAAATAAGATTTGATGGGGGACATTCCAGTGTTTTTACAAATAGTGATGGTTACTGGTATAAACATCTTTTAAATGGTACGGTAGAAGTTGAAGCAATTAAGGAAGGACATGACATTGAACCATCGAGTAAAACAATATCAAATTCATCTAGCGATGTGGATTTTGTTGTTAAAGATAATAGATTTACAATTGAAACAATAATAGTGGGAAACGGAAGTATAAATATAGAACCTGATTTAGAAGATTACATTGAAGGAGAAGAAGTAATTTTAGAGGCTGTGGCAGAAGAAGATTGGGAATTTAAAAGATGGGGAAGAGATTTATCAGGCTCTGAAAAGGTGATTACATTTGTAATAGAAAAGGACATAGATGTTTTAGCTATATTTATAGAGGACGATTTAGAAAAGGTAGAGATAAGAGGTCAATTAGGTGATTATAACGATGTGGTTATTGCAGAAGGGTACGTTGATAATCAAGGAAGAAGACATGGTGAATGGAGATTTTATGATAAGCCAACTACGTATGTATATAGTCAGTCTAGATTGATTTCGAGTTCTGAAGAACTCGATAGAAGATATAGATATACATTTGGATATCGTGTACTAACTAGAATTTACGATACTGGAAGAATTATATCAAGCTATTATGAGCATATATCAATACCAACACCAGTTGTTATATACGAATTAGAACGTATTCGTCTTTTTGGTGGTACAATTATTTCAGGAGACAGACATTGGTATATAGGTGGTGATTTAGTATGGACTTATACTGCATATGTAGGACCTCTTCCTATTACACAACTTTTTATGGAAAAATTCTTTCCAAATTATCTAAGTTACGTAGTTGAACATTATAATTTAGATAGAAGCGAATAA
- the sigK gene encoding RNA polymerase sporulation sigma factor SigK — protein sequence MLSTLISLLRGYLLLVSYIRSGKVFPEPLSPEEEEEQLKRFKKGSEEARNILIERNLRLVAHIAKKYDSVHTDNEDLISIGTIGLIKGINTFDKKKRTRLATYAARCIENEILMHLRSTKKLNNETMLQQSIGSDREGNEITLLDILESQEDSVISKVERVINEEKLYKKIENLSEREKKVIQLRYGLIDGKQLTQREVAKILDISRSYVSRIEKKAIEELASMFKE from the coding sequence TTGTTATCAACATTAATCAGTTTGCTAAGAGGATATTTATTGTTAGTTTCTTATATTAGGAGTGGAAAAGTATTTCCTGAACCCCTTAGCCCTGAAGAAGAGGAAGAACAGTTAAAAAGATTTAAAAAAGGAAGTGAAGAGGCTAGAAATATTTTAATAGAAAGGAATTTACGTTTAGTAGCTCATATAGCAAAAAAGTATGATTCAGTACATACAGACAACGAAGACTTGATATCAATTGGAACAATTGGTTTAATCAAAGGAATTAATACCTTTGATAAGAAAAAAAGAACCAGGTTGGCTACTTATGCGGCTCGTTGTATTGAAAATGAAATTTTGATGCATCTAAGATCTACAAAAAAGCTTAATAATGAAACAATGTTGCAACAATCTATCGGTTCAGATAGAGAAGGTAATGAAATTACATTATTAGATATCTTAGAATCACAAGAAGACTCAGTAATAAGTAAAGTAGAAAGGGTAATCAATGAAGAGAAATTGTACAAAAAAATTGAAAACTTATCTGAGAGAGAAAAAAAGGTAATTCAATTACGCTACGGATTGATAGATGGCAAGCAGTTAACTCAAAGAGAGGTAGCTAAAATACTAGATATATCAAGATCATATGTTTCCAGAATAGAAAAAAAGGCCATAGAAGAACTGGCCAGTATGTTTAAAGAATAA
- a CDS encoding prepilin-type N-terminal cleavage/methylation domain-containing protein, which yields MSIHILKNEKGFTLIELLAAIAISGIILSIIASLFIFVFNGFDAAQNLVLEQEDLLLIKNRFDNELKNAVNIDLLTSLPDELDDNFNYIFLSDDVLILNSNSRRRIIAQENINSLNFNISENNNPDSHYRFSLDYTINGQHEFTMILNNLQELNSGQNGEIIRYSHPQ from the coding sequence ATGAGTATCCATATTTTAAAAAACGAAAAAGGATTTACTCTTATTGAATTATTAGCTGCTATTGCTATCTCTGGCATAATTTTATCTATTATTGCTTCATTATTTATATTTGTTTTTAATGGTTTTGATGCTGCTCAAAACCTAGTATTAGAACAAGAAGATTTGCTCTTAATAAAAAATCGCTTTGATAATGAGCTTAAAAATGCAGTGAATATAGATTTATTAACATCACTTCCTGATGAACTTGATGATAATTTTAATTATATATTTTTAAGTGATGATGTACTTATTCTTAATTCAAATTCACGAAGAAGAATAATTGCCCAAGAAAATATCAATTCTTTAAATTTTAATATTAGTGAAAATAATAATCCAGATAGTCATTATCGTTTTTCTTTAGATTATACAATTAATGGACAGCATGAGTTTACTATGATTCTAAATAATTTACAAGAATTGAACTCTGGGCAAAATGGAGAAATTATCCGTTATTCTCATCCACAATAA
- a CDS encoding type II secretion system protein, which produces MIKSEKGFTFVEVMLSLVVLTIVFLMLSSSFMNGIGIIRSSQNKREALNTVQSELNRSILRTSGTNRNITLVFREHHEEENAIPIQIPALLIEETAEYSFNNEIRDITLEFYEVIAE; this is translated from the coding sequence ATGATTAAATCAGAAAAAGGATTCACATTTGTTGAAGTTATGTTATCATTAGTAGTACTTACAATAGTCTTCTTAATGTTAAGTTCTTCTTTTATGAACGGTATTGGAATAATACGATCTAGTCAAAATAAAAGAGAAGCTTTAAACACAGTGCAAAGTGAACTTAATAGATCGATTCTAAGAACAAGTGGTACTAATAGAAATATTACACTAGTATTTCGAGAACATCACGAGGAAGAAAATGCAATTCCTATACAAATTCCTGCCTTATTAATTGAAGAAACAGCAGAGTACAGCTTTAATAATGAGATTAGAGATATTACACTTGAATTTTATGAGGTGATAGCAGAATGA
- a CDS encoding type II secretion system protein, with translation MKKIDFFNRNNAFTLTEILLAIAMSGVIFLLIASLYLSGIRSQTHIQIQQDTQQDLRLIANFLNTELGNAIDFEILEIIPESPDENQKYLYIENDSLYIKSNSNIRTIGSNNIKSINFKLYELQSDQYRYLLEFNLNEDYASTIILKNFFENYDSIKDGSMVSYRSP, from the coding sequence ATGAAAAAAATAGATTTTTTTAATAGAAATAATGCTTTTACATTAACGGAAATATTATTAGCAATTGCAATGTCTGGAGTAATATTTTTACTAATTGCAAGTCTATATCTTAGTGGAATTAGAAGTCAAACTCATATACAAATCCAACAAGATACACAGCAAGACCTACGTTTAATTGCTAATTTCTTAAATACCGAACTAGGAAATGCTATTGATTTTGAAATATTAGAAATTATCCCAGAAAGCCCTGATGAAAATCAGAAATACCTATACATAGAAAACGATTCATTATATATAAAATCAAACAGCAATATTAGAACAATTGGATCTAATAATATTAAATCAATAAATTTTAAATTATATGAGTTACAATCTGATCAATATAGATATTTATTAGAATTTAATCTAAATGAAGATTATGCATCAACAATCATACTTAAAAATTTCTTTGAAAATTATGATTCAATTAAAGATGGTAGTATGGTCAGCTACAGAAGTCCTTAA
- a CDS encoding prepilin-type N-terminal cleavage/methylation domain-containing protein: MNLLSRAKEKKGFTLIEIMLSLVILATISIVISLYFVNGMNNLRVSMERQNAINSVSSTMNKNIMQNINSIEDEIEILFNNNGSEISLKASGKIFEELETFNNEDGISTISLSYFKAVIVE, encoded by the coding sequence ATGAATCTTTTATCTAGGGCAAAAGAAAAAAAGGGCTTTACACTTATAGAAATTATGTTATCACTTGTAATACTAGCAACTATATCAATCGTTATAAGTCTATATTTTGTAAATGGAATGAATAATTTAAGGGTTAGCATGGAACGACAAAACGCCATCAACTCAGTATCTTCTACTATGAACAAAAATATTATGCAAAATATTAATTCAATTGAGGATGAAATTGAGATTTTATTTAATAATAATGGTAGTGAAATAAGTTTAAAAGCCTCTGGCAAGATCTTTGAAGAATTAGAGACATTTAATAATGAAGATGGTATAAGTACTATAAGCCTTAGTTATTTTAAGGCGGTGATAGTAGAATGA
- a CDS encoding polymer-forming cytoskeletal protein → MNLKNEEGMTLILVLVLITIIIIIGATILNSVLSEYKATVNEELRQQAHYIAMSGAEIMALAIEGDLIDLSVIDKIESNPTPLANGEFIISLEKDEDIISINSTAFIADIEESLNLQLRKVVNEIDIDPLDMAAFTYGGIDVSSGTIEGGLGTNENSPNTIILGDGASIIGDITVGPLADEDIISKPFWMELDNNLINLNEERNYPLPDFPDFPSNLTKEKGTYTIGDYENIYDEINSNRYFEHLRIIEYEDDDYSSSKLEINVGTRDVIIRASTLDINSTIEINKQFDNDARVIFYVEEDLNISSDANININGNPNDVFMYYKGDKEPSIEGSAQFNGNFYTKSSPLTLRGSAGIKGNIISGGNSLIIEGDSEANVRALYAPNADIEFSGSGKVKGSLIGNSINMVGGASIEFAEEMTDLPQEDLGFPPLISFERIWK, encoded by the coding sequence ATGAATCTTAAAAATGAAGAAGGCATGACACTTATATTGGTTTTAGTTTTAATTACAATTATAATTATTATTGGTGCTACAATTCTAAATTCTGTTTTATCAGAATATAAGGCTACTGTAAATGAAGAGTTGCGTCAGCAAGCACATTACATAGCTATGTCAGGTGCAGAAATAATGGCTTTAGCAATAGAAGGCGATTTAATAGATCTAAGTGTGATAGATAAAATAGAATCAAATCCCACTCCATTAGCTAATGGAGAATTTATTATTAGTCTTGAAAAAGATGAAGATATAATAAGTATAAATTCTACAGCTTTTATTGCTGATATTGAAGAAAGCCTTAATCTGCAATTAAGAAAAGTAGTTAATGAAATTGATATTGATCCTCTAGATATGGCTGCATTTACTTATGGAGGAATAGATGTAAGCAGTGGTACAATTGAAGGTGGATTAGGAACTAACGAGAATAGTCCTAATACAATTATTCTAGGCGATGGAGCATCCATAATAGGAGATATAACAGTAGGTCCATTAGCTGATGAGGATATAATTTCAAAACCATTTTGGATGGAATTAGACAATAACTTAATTAACTTAAATGAAGAACGTAATTATCCTTTACCTGACTTTCCTGATTTCCCAAGTAATTTAACAAAGGAAAAAGGAACTTATACAATAGGTGATTATGAAAATATATATGATGAAATTAATAGCAATAGATACTTTGAACATTTAAGAATAATTGAATATGAAGATGACGATTATTCTAGTAGTAAATTAGAGATAAATGTAGGAACAAGAGATGTTATTATTAGAGCGAGTACTCTTGATATTAATAGCACTATAGAAATTAATAAACAGTTTGATAATGATGCAAGAGTAATATTTTATGTTGAAGAAGATTTAAATATAAGTTCTGATGCTAATATCAATATAAATGGTAATCCCAATGATGTCTTTATGTATTACAAAGGAGATAAAGAACCTTCGATTGAAGGATCGGCCCAATTCAATGGCAACTTTTATACAAAAAGTTCTCCTCTTACCTTAAGAGGTAGTGCTGGGATTAAAGGTAATATTATTTCAGGAGGTAATTCACTAATAATTGAAGGAGATTCAGAAGCAAATGTAAGAGCATTATATGCTCCAAATGCAGACATTGAATTTAGTGGTAGTGGTAAAGTTAAAGGTTCACTTATAGGTAATTCAATAAACATGGTCGGAGGAGCTAGTATAGAATTTGCTGAAGAAATGACAGATTTACCACAAGAAGACCTTGGCTTCCCACCACTTATTAGTTTTGAACGTATCTGGAAATAG
- a CDS encoding YqeG family HAD IIIA-type phosphatase, which yields MINKLQPDQYYRDVYKIDLDLLKEKGIKGLIFDIDNTIIPWSEKAVVKELLDFFDEINNEGFEICLVSNGKDKRVKFFSEELKLPAIGQAIKPSKRAFKKAQNILGLKTNEIAVIGDQIFTDVLGGNRMGYTTILVDPLSEKELISTKVMRSLEKIVFKGRGKYE from the coding sequence ATGATTAATAAGTTACAACCAGATCAGTACTATCGGGATGTTTATAAGATTGATCTTGATTTGCTGAAAGAAAAAGGAATTAAGGGTTTGATATTTGATATTGATAATACCATTATACCCTGGTCTGAAAAAGCCGTCGTTAAGGAGCTTCTTGATTTTTTTGATGAAATCAATAATGAAGGTTTTGAAATATGTCTTGTTTCCAATGGAAAGGATAAAAGAGTTAAATTTTTTAGTGAAGAACTTAAGTTACCGGCTATTGGACAGGCCATAAAACCAAGTAAAAGAGCTTTTAAAAAGGCGCAAAATATTTTAGGTCTAAAGACAAATGAAATTGCAGTAATAGGTGATCAAATATTTACTGATGTACTTGGTGGAAATAGAATGGGGTATACTACAATATTAGTTGACCCTTTGAGTGAAAAGGAATTAATCTCCACCAAAGTTATGAGGTCTTTAGAAAAAATTGTTTTTAAAGGGAGGGGAAAATATGAATAA
- a CDS encoding cell wall hydrolase — MNKKFLLVFLLIILVLFIYEVEASNNYNLVLGERVLRRGDEGADVAILQQKLRGIGLYEDRVDGLYGANTKQAVRNLQRKNNLTVDGVAGPKTLAVLPQSQLSSRMDVSRDEIIQLAYVIHGEARGENFRGQVAVGAVVLNRVKDDRFPNNIREVVTQRNQFSCFLDGQVNYYPSQTSIEAARAALLGYDPTYGALFFYNPRIATNLAWISQRPIVIEIGNHVFAK, encoded by the coding sequence ATGAATAAAAAATTTCTCCTGGTATTTTTACTTATAATACTTGTACTTTTTATTTATGAAGTGGAAGCTAGCAATAATTATAATTTAGTTTTAGGTGAACGAGTATTAAGGAGAGGCGACGAAGGAGCCGATGTTGCTATATTGCAGCAGAAATTAAGAGGTATAGGTCTGTATGAAGATAGAGTAGATGGTTTATATGGTGCAAATACCAAGCAAGCTGTACGTAATTTACAAAGAAAAAACAACTTGACTGTCGATGGAGTTGCAGGCCCTAAGACATTAGCTGTTTTACCACAAAGCCAATTATCTAGTAGAATGGATGTTTCGAGAGATGAGATTATTCAATTAGCTTATGTAATTCATGGCGAAGCTCGTGGTGAAAACTTTAGAGGACAGGTTGCAGTAGGTGCAGTTGTTTTAAATAGAGTTAAGGATGATAGATTTCCAAATAACATAAGAGAAGTAGTAACACAAAGGAATCAATTTAGTTGTTTTCTTGATGGTCAGGTTAATTATTATCCATCGCAGACTTCAATCGAGGCTGCTAGAGCTGCTTTATTAGGTTATGATCCAACATATGGTGCATTATTCTTTTATAATCCTAGAATTGCAACTAATCTAGCTTGGATTTCCCAAAGACCTATAGTAATAGAAATTGGTAATCATGTCTTTGCAAAATAA
- a CDS encoding AbrB/MazE/SpoVT family DNA-binding domain-containing protein translates to MKSTGIVRKIDDLGRMVIPIELRKTMNIDKKDPMEIYVDEEKIILKKYEPACIFCGNADATFEFEGKTVCKDCSDKMATN, encoded by the coding sequence ATGAAATCAACAGGTATTGTAAGGAAAATTGACGACTTAGGTAGAATGGTGATCCCTATTGAACTAAGGAAGACTATGAACATTGACAAAAAGGATCCAATGGAAATCTATGTAGATGAAGAAAAAATCATCTTAAAAAAGTATGAACCTGCATGTATTTTCTGTGGAAATGCAGATGCAACTTTTGAATTCGAAGGTAAAACCGTATGTAAAGATTGTTCTGATAAAATGGCTACTAACTAA
- a CDS encoding Fur family transcriptional regulator, which yields MEKNIFEKMVDRFKNNNYKLTSQRKDILDVIIQNPEKHFSAEELYEEVKSINPDIGLATVYRTLELMCKLKIIHQLDFDNTYKRYELNLEGKHHHHLICLDCGKIIEFNDQVLESFEKNLQEEYDFNIIDHRIKFYGHCKTCK from the coding sequence TTGGAGAAAAATATATTTGAAAAAATGGTAGATAGATTTAAAAATAATAATTATAAATTAACTTCTCAAAGGAAAGATATTTTAGATGTAATAATTCAAAATCCAGAAAAACATTTTAGTGCAGAAGAACTTTATGAAGAAGTAAAAAGTATAAATCCTGATATAGGTTTAGCAACTGTTTATCGCACTCTTGAATTGATGTGTAAACTGAAAATTATCCATCAGTTAGATTTTGATAATACATACAAACGTTATGAACTGAATTTAGAGGGCAAGCATCATCATCATTTAATTTGTCTTGATTGTGGAAAAATAATTGAATTTAATGATCAAGTGCTTGAATCATTCGAAAAAAATTTACAAGAAGAATACGATTTTAATATTATTGATCATCGAATAAAATTTTATGGTCATTGTAAGACTTGTAAGTAG
- a CDS encoding Crp/Fnr family transcriptional regulator, with protein sequence MEETRKCLRELMIFSKLEADEVKLICERASEKKYYKNEIIFFEDNNDENLYILIDGRVKLTMISTEGKEKVLTILQAGDIFGEMSLFDQDTNPITAEVIDEARLVIVNAEDLKNIISEEPGVAIKIIEALAKKTRLLTSQIRELVFEDAEGRLAALLVRFIEDFAIDVQSGKMIDIVLTHQEIANLMGSSRVTITKLINKFIDENIIKMYKRKIVVMDEESLRAKLGIIF encoded by the coding sequence TTGGAAGAAACGAGAAAATGTCTAAGGGAATTAATGATCTTTTCTAAATTAGAAGCTGATGAAGTCAAGCTGATATGTGAAAGAGCTTCAGAAAAAAAATATTATAAAAATGAGATTATTTTTTTTGAAGATAATAATGATGAAAATTTGTATATATTAATAGATGGTCGAGTAAAACTAACGATGATATCTACGGAAGGTAAAGAAAAAGTTTTGACAATTTTACAGGCAGGCGATATATTTGGAGAAATGTCTTTGTTTGATCAAGATACTAATCCTATTACTGCTGAGGTTATAGATGAAGCACGTTTAGTAATTGTTAATGCAGAAGACCTAAAAAACATTATAAGTGAAGAACCAGGAGTTGCTATTAAAATTATTGAAGCTCTTGCTAAAAAAACCAGATTATTAACTAGTCAAATTAGAGAATTAGTTTTTGAAGATGCAGAAGGGCGCTTAGCTGCTTTGTTAGTAAGATTTATTGAAGATTTTGCCATTGATGTTCAAAGTGGTAAAATGATTGATATTGTTCTTACCCACCAGGAAATTGCAAATTTAATGGGTTCTTCCCGAGTAACAATAACTAAATTAATAAATAAATTTATTGATGAAAATATTATTAAAATGTATAAGCGTAAAATTGTTGTTATGGATGAGGAAAGTTTAAGAGCGAAATTAGGTATAATATTTTAA